The Gasterosteus aculeatus chromosome 8, fGasAcu3.hap1.1, whole genome shotgun sequence genome has a window encoding:
- the LOC120823474 gene encoding 3',5'-cyclic-AMP phosphodiesterase 4C isoform X6 — translation MECNVTTLSREGAGLAKPPKHLWRQPRTHIRIKQRFHSDSERYLCRNRTLEKLRPGLRKPRMSWPSPQKRFDVENGLSAGRSPLDSQTSPGSGLVLQANFPHSQRRESFLYRSDSDFDLSPKNMSRNSSTASDLHGEDMIVTPFAQVLASLRTVRSNFAVMTNLQERVANKRPTSSNQPSMCKPCLTEEPYQKLAVETLEELDWCLDQLETLQTRHSVGEMASNKFKRMLNRELTQLSETSRSGNQVSEFIANTFLEKQHDVEILSPTSKEKEKKKRPMSQIIGVKKTTQSPSLAPTCIPRFGVSTPHESLLAKEVEDIDRWGLDIFKIAEFSGNRPLTVIMYTIFQERDLMKTFKIPNDTFITLMMTLEDHYRADVAYHNNIHAADVVQSIHVLLSTPALESVFTDLEIMAVLFASAIHDVDHPGVTNQFLINTSSELALMYNDASVLENHHLAVGFKLLQVENCDIFQNLTRKQKESLRKMVIDMVLATDMSKHMNFLADMKTMVETKKVTSLGVLLLDNYSDRIQVLQNMVHCADLSNPTKPLELYRKWTDRIMVEFFTQGDQERDKGMEISPMCDKHNASIEKNQVGFIDYVVHPLWETWADLVHPDAQDILDTLEDNREWYQSMIRRSPSPSSPEEHHLEVIPGGGDVGAGGPVLSGGGDKFQFELTLEEEEEDEEELESDLESPSAAESQSGGEQHGDSSPSLSPDPRSNSRYRPPSPHPSRALNPAALSVRSLDRTLAFPGRGGADRDRELSLEGDGVARTGT, via the exons TTTTGATGTTGAGAATGGCTTGTCGGCGGGTCGCAGTCCACTGGACTCTCAGACCAGCCCGGGTTCTGGGCTGGTTCTTCAGGCCAACTTTCCCCACAGTCAACGGCGCGAGTCCTTCCTCTACCGCTCCGACTCCGACTTTGACCTTTCACCCAAAAACATGTCCCGCAACTCGTCTACTGCCAGCGACCT GCATGGAGAAGACATGATAGTGACTCCATTTGCACAG GTTCTTGCCAGTCTGCGAACAGTGAGAAGTAACTTTGCTGTTATGACAAATCTGCAAGAGCGTGTAGCAAACAA GCGCCCAACAAGCAGCAACCAGCCATCCATGTGCAAGCCATGTCTTACAG aGGAGCCGTATCAGAAGCTGGCGGTGGAGACGCTAGAAGAGCTGGACTGGTGTTTGGACCAACTGGAGACGCTGCAGACGAGACATTCTGTTGGAGAGATGGCATCCAATAAG TTTAAGAGGATGCTGAACCGCGAGCTGACGCAGCTATCAGAGACAAGCCGCTCGGGGAATCAGGTGTCAGAGTTCATCGCCAACACCTTCCTAG AGAAACAGCATGATGTGGAGATCCTCTCTCCAACGTctaaggagaaggagaagaagaagaggccaaTGTCACAGATCATTGGCGTGAAAAAGACCACACAGAGTCCCAGCTTAGCACCCACCTGCATCCCCCGCTTCGGAGTCAGCACTCCCCACGAGAGCCTGCTGGCCAAG GAGGTCGAGGACATCGACCGTTGGGGTCTGGATATATTCAAGATAGCAGAATTTTCAGGAAACCGCCCTCTGACGGTTATCATGTACACCATCTTCCAG GAGCGGGACCTGATGAAAACCTTTAAGATCCCAAATGACACCTTTATCACCTTAATGATGACCTTGGAGGACCACTACCGGGCAGACGTAGCTTATCACAACAACATCCATGCGGCTGATGTGGTGCAGTCCATCCACGTCCTCCTGTCCACCCCTGCTCTGGAG TCGGTGTTCACAGACCTGGAGATCATGGCGGTTCTGTTTGCCAGTGCCATCCACGACGTTGACCACCCAGGAGTCACAAACCAGTTCCTCATTAACACCA GTTCAGAGCTCGCGCTGATGTACAACGACGCCTCGGTGCTGGAGAATCACCACCTCGCTGTGGGCTTCAAACTGCTTCAAGTAGAAAACTGTGACATCTTCCAAAACCTCACCAGGAAACAGAAAGAGTCCCTCCGAAAGATGGTGATTGACATG GTGCTCGCCACGGATATGTCCAAACACATGAACTTCCTGGCGGACATGAAGACAATGGTGGAGACCAAGAAGGTGACGAGTCTGGGAGTCCTGCTGCTAGACAACTACTCTGACCGCATCCAG GTTCTGCAGAACATGGTCCACTGTGCCGACCTGAGCAACCCAACCAAGCCGCTGGAACTTTACCGCAAGTGGACGGACCGCATCATGGTGGAGTTCTTCACCCAGGGAGACCAAGAGCGGGACAAAGGCATGGAGATCAGTCCCATGTGTGACAAACACAACGCCTCCATAGAGAAGAACCAG GTGGGCTTCATCGACTACGTTGTCCACCCGCTGTGGGAGACATGGGCAGACTTGGTGCACCCTGACGCCCAGGACATCCTGGACACGCTGGAGGACAACAGGGAGTGGTATCAGAGCATGATCCGCCGCAGCCCGTCGCCCTCCAGCCCCGAGGAGCACCACCTGGAGGTGATCCCAGGGGGAGGCGATGTGGGGGCAGGTGGGCCTGTCCTTTCAGGAGGAGGGGATAAGTTCCAGTTTGAACTTactctggaggaagaggaggaggacgaagaggagctGGAGTCTGACCTGGAGAGCCCCTCGGCGGCAGAGTCCCAGTCGGGGGGAGAGCAGCACGGGGACTCCTCTCCGTCTTTGTCCCCGGACCCCCGCAGCAACAGCAGGTACCGCCCCCCTTCGCCTCACCCGTCTCGGGCCCTGAATCCGGCCGCCTTGTCGGTGCGGAGCCTCGACAGGACGCTGGCCTTCCCAGGTCGGGGGGGCGCCGACCGGGACAGAGAACTGAGCCTGGAGGGTGACGGGGTGGCGCGGACGGGCACGTAA
- the LOC120823474 gene encoding 3',5'-cyclic-AMP phosphodiesterase 4C isoform X10, protein MNKDLRMARKGLPMGFRHGRRHSCLGFDVENGLSAGRSPLDSQTSPGSGLVLQANFPHSQRRESFLYRSDSDFDLSPKNMSRNSSTASDLHGEDMIVTPFAQVLASLRTVRSNFAVMTNLQERVANKRPTSSNQPSMCKPCLTEEPYQKLAVETLEELDWCLDQLETLQTRHSVGEMASNKFKRMLNRELTQLSETSRSGNQVSEFIANTFLEKQHDVEILSPTSKEKEKKKRPMSQIIGVKKTTQSPSLAPTCIPRFGVSTPHESLLAKEVEDIDRWGLDIFKIAEFSGNRPLTVIMYTIFQERDLMKTFKIPNDTFITLMMTLEDHYRADVAYHNNIHAADVVQSIHVLLSTPALESVFTDLEIMAVLFASAIHDVDHPGVTNQFLINTSSELALMYNDASVLENHHLAVGFKLLQVENCDIFQNLTRKQKESLRKMVIDMVLATDMSKHMNFLADMKTMVETKKVTSLGVLLLDNYSDRIQVLQNMVHCADLSNPTKPLELYRKWTDRIMVEFFTQGDQERDKGMEISPMCDKHNASIEKNQVGFIDYVVHPLWETWADLVHPDAQDILDTLEDNREWYQSMIRRSPSPSSPEEHHLEVIPGGGDVGAGGPVLSGGGDKFQFELTLEEEEEDEEELESDLESPSAAESQSGGEQHGDSSPSLSPDPRSNSRYRPPSPHPSRALNPAALSVRSLDRTLAFPGRGGADRDRELSLEGDGVARTGT, encoded by the exons TTTTGATGTTGAGAATGGCTTGTCGGCGGGTCGCAGTCCACTGGACTCTCAGACCAGCCCGGGTTCTGGGCTGGTTCTTCAGGCCAACTTTCCCCACAGTCAACGGCGCGAGTCCTTCCTCTACCGCTCCGACTCCGACTTTGACCTTTCACCCAAAAACATGTCCCGCAACTCGTCTACTGCCAGCGACCT GCATGGAGAAGACATGATAGTGACTCCATTTGCACAG GTTCTTGCCAGTCTGCGAACAGTGAGAAGTAACTTTGCTGTTATGACAAATCTGCAAGAGCGTGTAGCAAACAA GCGCCCAACAAGCAGCAACCAGCCATCCATGTGCAAGCCATGTCTTACAG aGGAGCCGTATCAGAAGCTGGCGGTGGAGACGCTAGAAGAGCTGGACTGGTGTTTGGACCAACTGGAGACGCTGCAGACGAGACATTCTGTTGGAGAGATGGCATCCAATAAG TTTAAGAGGATGCTGAACCGCGAGCTGACGCAGCTATCAGAGACAAGCCGCTCGGGGAATCAGGTGTCAGAGTTCATCGCCAACACCTTCCTAG AGAAACAGCATGATGTGGAGATCCTCTCTCCAACGTctaaggagaaggagaagaagaagaggccaaTGTCACAGATCATTGGCGTGAAAAAGACCACACAGAGTCCCAGCTTAGCACCCACCTGCATCCCCCGCTTCGGAGTCAGCACTCCCCACGAGAGCCTGCTGGCCAAG GAGGTCGAGGACATCGACCGTTGGGGTCTGGATATATTCAAGATAGCAGAATTTTCAGGAAACCGCCCTCTGACGGTTATCATGTACACCATCTTCCAG GAGCGGGACCTGATGAAAACCTTTAAGATCCCAAATGACACCTTTATCACCTTAATGATGACCTTGGAGGACCACTACCGGGCAGACGTAGCTTATCACAACAACATCCATGCGGCTGATGTGGTGCAGTCCATCCACGTCCTCCTGTCCACCCCTGCTCTGGAG TCGGTGTTCACAGACCTGGAGATCATGGCGGTTCTGTTTGCCAGTGCCATCCACGACGTTGACCACCCAGGAGTCACAAACCAGTTCCTCATTAACACCA GTTCAGAGCTCGCGCTGATGTACAACGACGCCTCGGTGCTGGAGAATCACCACCTCGCTGTGGGCTTCAAACTGCTTCAAGTAGAAAACTGTGACATCTTCCAAAACCTCACCAGGAAACAGAAAGAGTCCCTCCGAAAGATGGTGATTGACATG GTGCTCGCCACGGATATGTCCAAACACATGAACTTCCTGGCGGACATGAAGACAATGGTGGAGACCAAGAAGGTGACGAGTCTGGGAGTCCTGCTGCTAGACAACTACTCTGACCGCATCCAG GTTCTGCAGAACATGGTCCACTGTGCCGACCTGAGCAACCCAACCAAGCCGCTGGAACTTTACCGCAAGTGGACGGACCGCATCATGGTGGAGTTCTTCACCCAGGGAGACCAAGAGCGGGACAAAGGCATGGAGATCAGTCCCATGTGTGACAAACACAACGCCTCCATAGAGAAGAACCAG GTGGGCTTCATCGACTACGTTGTCCACCCGCTGTGGGAGACATGGGCAGACTTGGTGCACCCTGACGCCCAGGACATCCTGGACACGCTGGAGGACAACAGGGAGTGGTATCAGAGCATGATCCGCCGCAGCCCGTCGCCCTCCAGCCCCGAGGAGCACCACCTGGAGGTGATCCCAGGGGGAGGCGATGTGGGGGCAGGTGGGCCTGTCCTTTCAGGAGGAGGGGATAAGTTCCAGTTTGAACTTactctggaggaagaggaggaggacgaagaggagctGGAGTCTGACCTGGAGAGCCCCTCGGCGGCAGAGTCCCAGTCGGGGGGAGAGCAGCACGGGGACTCCTCTCCGTCTTTGTCCCCGGACCCCCGCAGCAACAGCAGGTACCGCCCCCCTTCGCCTCACCCGTCTCGGGCCCTGAATCCGGCCGCCTTGTCGGTGCGGAGCCTCGACAGGACGCTGGCCTTCCCAGGTCGGGGGGGCGCCGACCGGGACAGAGAACTGAGCCTGGAGGGTGACGGGGTGGCGCGGACGGGCACGTAA
- the LOC120823474 gene encoding 3',5'-cyclic-AMP phosphodiesterase 4C isoform X9 translates to MNKDLRMARKGLPMGFRHGRRHSCLGFDVENGLSAGRSPLDSQTSPGSGLVLQANFPHSQRRESFLYRSDSDFDLSPKNMSRNSSTASDLEEGLKHWEINRPPRHGEDMIVTPFAQVLASLRTVRSNFAVMTNLQERVANKRPTSSNQPSMCKPCLTEEPYQKLAVETLEELDWCLDQLETLQTRHSVGEMASNKFKRMLNRELTQLSETSRSGNQVSEFIANTFLEKQHDVEILSPTSKEKEKKKRPMSQIIGVKKTTQSPSLAPTCIPRFGVSTPHESLLAKEVEDIDRWGLDIFKIAEFSGNRPLTVIMYTIFQERDLMKTFKIPNDTFITLMMTLEDHYRADVAYHNNIHAADVVQSIHVLLSTPALESVFTDLEIMAVLFASAIHDVDHPGVTNQFLINTSSELALMYNDASVLENHHLAVGFKLLQVENCDIFQNLTRKQKESLRKMVIDMVLATDMSKHMNFLADMKTMVETKKVTSLGVLLLDNYSDRIQVLQNMVHCADLSNPTKPLELYRKWTDRIMVEFFTQGDQERDKGMEISPMCDKHNASIEKNQVGFIDYVVHPLWETWADLVHPDAQDILDTLEDNREWYQSMIRRSPSPSSPEEHHLEVIPGGGDVGAGGPVLSGGGDKFQFELTLEEEEEDEEELESDLESPSAAESQSGGEQHGDSSPSLSPDPRSNSRYRPPSPHPSRALNPAALSVRSLDRTLAFPGRGGADRDRELSLEGDGVARTGT, encoded by the exons TTTTGATGTTGAGAATGGCTTGTCGGCGGGTCGCAGTCCACTGGACTCTCAGACCAGCCCGGGTTCTGGGCTGGTTCTTCAGGCCAACTTTCCCCACAGTCAACGGCGCGAGTCCTTCCTCTACCGCTCCGACTCCGACTTTGACCTTTCACCCAAAAACATGTCCCGCAACTCGTCTACTGCCAGCGACCT ggaGGAGGGATTGAAGCATTGGGAAATCAATAGGCCACCTCG GCATGGAGAAGACATGATAGTGACTCCATTTGCACAG GTTCTTGCCAGTCTGCGAACAGTGAGAAGTAACTTTGCTGTTATGACAAATCTGCAAGAGCGTGTAGCAAACAA GCGCCCAACAAGCAGCAACCAGCCATCCATGTGCAAGCCATGTCTTACAG aGGAGCCGTATCAGAAGCTGGCGGTGGAGACGCTAGAAGAGCTGGACTGGTGTTTGGACCAACTGGAGACGCTGCAGACGAGACATTCTGTTGGAGAGATGGCATCCAATAAG TTTAAGAGGATGCTGAACCGCGAGCTGACGCAGCTATCAGAGACAAGCCGCTCGGGGAATCAGGTGTCAGAGTTCATCGCCAACACCTTCCTAG AGAAACAGCATGATGTGGAGATCCTCTCTCCAACGTctaaggagaaggagaagaagaagaggccaaTGTCACAGATCATTGGCGTGAAAAAGACCACACAGAGTCCCAGCTTAGCACCCACCTGCATCCCCCGCTTCGGAGTCAGCACTCCCCACGAGAGCCTGCTGGCCAAG GAGGTCGAGGACATCGACCGTTGGGGTCTGGATATATTCAAGATAGCAGAATTTTCAGGAAACCGCCCTCTGACGGTTATCATGTACACCATCTTCCAG GAGCGGGACCTGATGAAAACCTTTAAGATCCCAAATGACACCTTTATCACCTTAATGATGACCTTGGAGGACCACTACCGGGCAGACGTAGCTTATCACAACAACATCCATGCGGCTGATGTGGTGCAGTCCATCCACGTCCTCCTGTCCACCCCTGCTCTGGAG TCGGTGTTCACAGACCTGGAGATCATGGCGGTTCTGTTTGCCAGTGCCATCCACGACGTTGACCACCCAGGAGTCACAAACCAGTTCCTCATTAACACCA GTTCAGAGCTCGCGCTGATGTACAACGACGCCTCGGTGCTGGAGAATCACCACCTCGCTGTGGGCTTCAAACTGCTTCAAGTAGAAAACTGTGACATCTTCCAAAACCTCACCAGGAAACAGAAAGAGTCCCTCCGAAAGATGGTGATTGACATG GTGCTCGCCACGGATATGTCCAAACACATGAACTTCCTGGCGGACATGAAGACAATGGTGGAGACCAAGAAGGTGACGAGTCTGGGAGTCCTGCTGCTAGACAACTACTCTGACCGCATCCAG GTTCTGCAGAACATGGTCCACTGTGCCGACCTGAGCAACCCAACCAAGCCGCTGGAACTTTACCGCAAGTGGACGGACCGCATCATGGTGGAGTTCTTCACCCAGGGAGACCAAGAGCGGGACAAAGGCATGGAGATCAGTCCCATGTGTGACAAACACAACGCCTCCATAGAGAAGAACCAG GTGGGCTTCATCGACTACGTTGTCCACCCGCTGTGGGAGACATGGGCAGACTTGGTGCACCCTGACGCCCAGGACATCCTGGACACGCTGGAGGACAACAGGGAGTGGTATCAGAGCATGATCCGCCGCAGCCCGTCGCCCTCCAGCCCCGAGGAGCACCACCTGGAGGTGATCCCAGGGGGAGGCGATGTGGGGGCAGGTGGGCCTGTCCTTTCAGGAGGAGGGGATAAGTTCCAGTTTGAACTTactctggaggaagaggaggaggacgaagaggagctGGAGTCTGACCTGGAGAGCCCCTCGGCGGCAGAGTCCCAGTCGGGGGGAGAGCAGCACGGGGACTCCTCTCCGTCTTTGTCCCCGGACCCCCGCAGCAACAGCAGGTACCGCCCCCCTTCGCCTCACCCGTCTCGGGCCCTGAATCCGGCCGCCTTGTCGGTGCGGAGCCTCGACAGGACGCTGGCCTTCCCAGGTCGGGGGGGCGCCGACCGGGACAGAGAACTGAGCCTGGAGGGTGACGGGGTGGCGCGGACGGGCACGTAA
- the LOC120823474 gene encoding 3',5'-cyclic-AMP phosphodiesterase 4C isoform X8 — translation MSLPTNCMYPAPSVQDRHLKVRNGNICGSPCAVNRPIDIVQKRRRFDVENGLSAGRSPLDSQTSPGSGLVLQANFPHSQRRESFLYRSDSDFDLSPKNMSRNSSTASDLHGEDMIVTPFAQVLASLRTVRSNFAVMTNLQERVANKRPTSSNQPSMCKPCLTEEPYQKLAVETLEELDWCLDQLETLQTRHSVGEMASNKFKRMLNRELTQLSETSRSGNQVSEFIANTFLEKQHDVEILSPTSKEKEKKKRPMSQIIGVKKTTQSPSLAPTCIPRFGVSTPHESLLAKEVEDIDRWGLDIFKIAEFSGNRPLTVIMYTIFQERDLMKTFKIPNDTFITLMMTLEDHYRADVAYHNNIHAADVVQSIHVLLSTPALESVFTDLEIMAVLFASAIHDVDHPGVTNQFLINTSSELALMYNDASVLENHHLAVGFKLLQVENCDIFQNLTRKQKESLRKMVIDMVLATDMSKHMNFLADMKTMVETKKVTSLGVLLLDNYSDRIQVLQNMVHCADLSNPTKPLELYRKWTDRIMVEFFTQGDQERDKGMEISPMCDKHNASIEKNQVGFIDYVVHPLWETWADLVHPDAQDILDTLEDNREWYQSMIRRSPSPSSPEEHHLEVIPGGGDVGAGGPVLSGGGDKFQFELTLEEEEEDEEELESDLESPSAAESQSGGEQHGDSSPSLSPDPRSNSRYRPPSPHPSRALNPAALSVRSLDRTLAFPGRGGADRDRELSLEGDGVARTGT, via the exons TTTTGATGTTGAGAATGGCTTGTCGGCGGGTCGCAGTCCACTGGACTCTCAGACCAGCCCGGGTTCTGGGCTGGTTCTTCAGGCCAACTTTCCCCACAGTCAACGGCGCGAGTCCTTCCTCTACCGCTCCGACTCCGACTTTGACCTTTCACCCAAAAACATGTCCCGCAACTCGTCTACTGCCAGCGACCT GCATGGAGAAGACATGATAGTGACTCCATTTGCACAG GTTCTTGCCAGTCTGCGAACAGTGAGAAGTAACTTTGCTGTTATGACAAATCTGCAAGAGCGTGTAGCAAACAA GCGCCCAACAAGCAGCAACCAGCCATCCATGTGCAAGCCATGTCTTACAG aGGAGCCGTATCAGAAGCTGGCGGTGGAGACGCTAGAAGAGCTGGACTGGTGTTTGGACCAACTGGAGACGCTGCAGACGAGACATTCTGTTGGAGAGATGGCATCCAATAAG TTTAAGAGGATGCTGAACCGCGAGCTGACGCAGCTATCAGAGACAAGCCGCTCGGGGAATCAGGTGTCAGAGTTCATCGCCAACACCTTCCTAG AGAAACAGCATGATGTGGAGATCCTCTCTCCAACGTctaaggagaaggagaagaagaagaggccaaTGTCACAGATCATTGGCGTGAAAAAGACCACACAGAGTCCCAGCTTAGCACCCACCTGCATCCCCCGCTTCGGAGTCAGCACTCCCCACGAGAGCCTGCTGGCCAAG GAGGTCGAGGACATCGACCGTTGGGGTCTGGATATATTCAAGATAGCAGAATTTTCAGGAAACCGCCCTCTGACGGTTATCATGTACACCATCTTCCAG GAGCGGGACCTGATGAAAACCTTTAAGATCCCAAATGACACCTTTATCACCTTAATGATGACCTTGGAGGACCACTACCGGGCAGACGTAGCTTATCACAACAACATCCATGCGGCTGATGTGGTGCAGTCCATCCACGTCCTCCTGTCCACCCCTGCTCTGGAG TCGGTGTTCACAGACCTGGAGATCATGGCGGTTCTGTTTGCCAGTGCCATCCACGACGTTGACCACCCAGGAGTCACAAACCAGTTCCTCATTAACACCA GTTCAGAGCTCGCGCTGATGTACAACGACGCCTCGGTGCTGGAGAATCACCACCTCGCTGTGGGCTTCAAACTGCTTCAAGTAGAAAACTGTGACATCTTCCAAAACCTCACCAGGAAACAGAAAGAGTCCCTCCGAAAGATGGTGATTGACATG GTGCTCGCCACGGATATGTCCAAACACATGAACTTCCTGGCGGACATGAAGACAATGGTGGAGACCAAGAAGGTGACGAGTCTGGGAGTCCTGCTGCTAGACAACTACTCTGACCGCATCCAG GTTCTGCAGAACATGGTCCACTGTGCCGACCTGAGCAACCCAACCAAGCCGCTGGAACTTTACCGCAAGTGGACGGACCGCATCATGGTGGAGTTCTTCACCCAGGGAGACCAAGAGCGGGACAAAGGCATGGAGATCAGTCCCATGTGTGACAAACACAACGCCTCCATAGAGAAGAACCAG GTGGGCTTCATCGACTACGTTGTCCACCCGCTGTGGGAGACATGGGCAGACTTGGTGCACCCTGACGCCCAGGACATCCTGGACACGCTGGAGGACAACAGGGAGTGGTATCAGAGCATGATCCGCCGCAGCCCGTCGCCCTCCAGCCCCGAGGAGCACCACCTGGAGGTGATCCCAGGGGGAGGCGATGTGGGGGCAGGTGGGCCTGTCCTTTCAGGAGGAGGGGATAAGTTCCAGTTTGAACTTactctggaggaagaggaggaggacgaagaggagctGGAGTCTGACCTGGAGAGCCCCTCGGCGGCAGAGTCCCAGTCGGGGGGAGAGCAGCACGGGGACTCCTCTCCGTCTTTGTCCCCGGACCCCCGCAGCAACAGCAGGTACCGCCCCCCTTCGCCTCACCCGTCTCGGGCCCTGAATCCGGCCGCCTTGTCGGTGCGGAGCCTCGACAGGACGCTGGCCTTCCCAGGTCGGGGGGGCGCCGACCGGGACAGAGAACTGAGCCTGGAGGGTGACGGGGTGGCGCGGACGGGCACGTAA
- the LOC120823474 gene encoding 3',5'-cyclic-AMP phosphodiesterase 4C isoform X7, translating to MSLPTNCMYPAPSVQDRHLKVRNGNICGSPCAVNRPIDIVQKRRRFDVENGLSAGRSPLDSQTSPGSGLVLQANFPHSQRRESFLYRSDSDFDLSPKNMSRNSSTASDLEEGLKHWEINRPPRHGEDMIVTPFAQVLASLRTVRSNFAVMTNLQERVANKRPTSSNQPSMCKPCLTEEPYQKLAVETLEELDWCLDQLETLQTRHSVGEMASNKFKRMLNRELTQLSETSRSGNQVSEFIANTFLEKQHDVEILSPTSKEKEKKKRPMSQIIGVKKTTQSPSLAPTCIPRFGVSTPHESLLAKEVEDIDRWGLDIFKIAEFSGNRPLTVIMYTIFQERDLMKTFKIPNDTFITLMMTLEDHYRADVAYHNNIHAADVVQSIHVLLSTPALESVFTDLEIMAVLFASAIHDVDHPGVTNQFLINTSSELALMYNDASVLENHHLAVGFKLLQVENCDIFQNLTRKQKESLRKMVIDMVLATDMSKHMNFLADMKTMVETKKVTSLGVLLLDNYSDRIQVLQNMVHCADLSNPTKPLELYRKWTDRIMVEFFTQGDQERDKGMEISPMCDKHNASIEKNQVGFIDYVVHPLWETWADLVHPDAQDILDTLEDNREWYQSMIRRSPSPSSPEEHHLEVIPGGGDVGAGGPVLSGGGDKFQFELTLEEEEEDEEELESDLESPSAAESQSGGEQHGDSSPSLSPDPRSNSRYRPPSPHPSRALNPAALSVRSLDRTLAFPGRGGADRDRELSLEGDGVARTGT from the exons TTTTGATGTTGAGAATGGCTTGTCGGCGGGTCGCAGTCCACTGGACTCTCAGACCAGCCCGGGTTCTGGGCTGGTTCTTCAGGCCAACTTTCCCCACAGTCAACGGCGCGAGTCCTTCCTCTACCGCTCCGACTCCGACTTTGACCTTTCACCCAAAAACATGTCCCGCAACTCGTCTACTGCCAGCGACCT ggaGGAGGGATTGAAGCATTGGGAAATCAATAGGCCACCTCG GCATGGAGAAGACATGATAGTGACTCCATTTGCACAG GTTCTTGCCAGTCTGCGAACAGTGAGAAGTAACTTTGCTGTTATGACAAATCTGCAAGAGCGTGTAGCAAACAA GCGCCCAACAAGCAGCAACCAGCCATCCATGTGCAAGCCATGTCTTACAG aGGAGCCGTATCAGAAGCTGGCGGTGGAGACGCTAGAAGAGCTGGACTGGTGTTTGGACCAACTGGAGACGCTGCAGACGAGACATTCTGTTGGAGAGATGGCATCCAATAAG TTTAAGAGGATGCTGAACCGCGAGCTGACGCAGCTATCAGAGACAAGCCGCTCGGGGAATCAGGTGTCAGAGTTCATCGCCAACACCTTCCTAG AGAAACAGCATGATGTGGAGATCCTCTCTCCAACGTctaaggagaaggagaagaagaagaggccaaTGTCACAGATCATTGGCGTGAAAAAGACCACACAGAGTCCCAGCTTAGCACCCACCTGCATCCCCCGCTTCGGAGTCAGCACTCCCCACGAGAGCCTGCTGGCCAAG GAGGTCGAGGACATCGACCGTTGGGGTCTGGATATATTCAAGATAGCAGAATTTTCAGGAAACCGCCCTCTGACGGTTATCATGTACACCATCTTCCAG GAGCGGGACCTGATGAAAACCTTTAAGATCCCAAATGACACCTTTATCACCTTAATGATGACCTTGGAGGACCACTACCGGGCAGACGTAGCTTATCACAACAACATCCATGCGGCTGATGTGGTGCAGTCCATCCACGTCCTCCTGTCCACCCCTGCTCTGGAG TCGGTGTTCACAGACCTGGAGATCATGGCGGTTCTGTTTGCCAGTGCCATCCACGACGTTGACCACCCAGGAGTCACAAACCAGTTCCTCATTAACACCA GTTCAGAGCTCGCGCTGATGTACAACGACGCCTCGGTGCTGGAGAATCACCACCTCGCTGTGGGCTTCAAACTGCTTCAAGTAGAAAACTGTGACATCTTCCAAAACCTCACCAGGAAACAGAAAGAGTCCCTCCGAAAGATGGTGATTGACATG GTGCTCGCCACGGATATGTCCAAACACATGAACTTCCTGGCGGACATGAAGACAATGGTGGAGACCAAGAAGGTGACGAGTCTGGGAGTCCTGCTGCTAGACAACTACTCTGACCGCATCCAG GTTCTGCAGAACATGGTCCACTGTGCCGACCTGAGCAACCCAACCAAGCCGCTGGAACTTTACCGCAAGTGGACGGACCGCATCATGGTGGAGTTCTTCACCCAGGGAGACCAAGAGCGGGACAAAGGCATGGAGATCAGTCCCATGTGTGACAAACACAACGCCTCCATAGAGAAGAACCAG GTGGGCTTCATCGACTACGTTGTCCACCCGCTGTGGGAGACATGGGCAGACTTGGTGCACCCTGACGCCCAGGACATCCTGGACACGCTGGAGGACAACAGGGAGTGGTATCAGAGCATGATCCGCCGCAGCCCGTCGCCCTCCAGCCCCGAGGAGCACCACCTGGAGGTGATCCCAGGGGGAGGCGATGTGGGGGCAGGTGGGCCTGTCCTTTCAGGAGGAGGGGATAAGTTCCAGTTTGAACTTactctggaggaagaggaggaggacgaagaggagctGGAGTCTGACCTGGAGAGCCCCTCGGCGGCAGAGTCCCAGTCGGGGGGAGAGCAGCACGGGGACTCCTCTCCGTCTTTGTCCCCGGACCCCCGCAGCAACAGCAGGTACCGCCCCCCTTCGCCTCACCCGTCTCGGGCCCTGAATCCGGCCGCCTTGTCGGTGCGGAGCCTCGACAGGACGCTGGCCTTCCCAGGTCGGGGGGGCGCCGACCGGGACAGAGAACTGAGCCTGGAGGGTGACGGGGTGGCGCGGACGGGCACGTAA